One Setaria viridis chromosome 5, Setaria_viridis_v4.0, whole genome shotgun sequence genomic region harbors:
- the LOC117859258 gene encoding uncharacterized protein, with protein sequence MATAAALRMKLLIDKKAQRVLFAEASKDVVDFLFSLLAMPIATAVKLLGKESMVGCVGNLYASVDKLESIYVQNGASKDALLCPTVLSSSNSLLRLPEKSLYRCTNTGHANCGLYITARRGSACPTCYSGMTAAAQLLPAAAHGFVLVTYMVKDDLSVTSMSAVSTLLNTFAVRDVGDLQEKTVQLGYNEGLAILKASLQSKTVLTDVFLGDKKAPVLAA encoded by the exons ATGGCAACCGCCGCTGCGCTGCGCATGAAGCTCCTCATCGACAAGAAGGCGCAGCGGGTGCTGTTCGCGGAGGCGAGCAAGGACGTCGTCGacttcctcttctccctcctcgccaTGCCCATCGCCACGGCCGTCAAGCTTCTTGGGAAGGAATCCATGGTCGGCTGCGTCGGCAACCTCTACGCCAGCGTCGACAAGCTCGAATCCATCTACGTCCAGAACGGCGCCTCCAAGGACGCGCTGCTCTGCCCCACCGTGCTCTCGTCCAGCAACTCGCTTCTCCGCCTGCCGGAGAAGTCCCTGTACAGGTGCACCAACACTGGCCACGCCAACTGCGGCTTGTACATCACGGCACGGCGCGGCAGCGCGTGCCCGACCTGTTACTCcgggatgacggcggcggctcagcttctcccggcggcggcgcatgggTTCGTGCTGGTGACGTACATGGTGAAGGACGACCTCTCCGTCACCTCCATGTCCGCCGTCTCCACCCTGCTCAACACCTTCGCCGTGAGGGACGTCGGCGATCTCCAGGAGAAGACGGTGCAGCTCGGCTACAACGAG GGTTTGGCGATTCTGAAGGCCTCGCTGCAGTCCAAGACCGTCCTGACCGATGTCTTCCTCGGCGACAAGAAGGCTCCCGTTCTTGCTGCTTGA